The following proteins come from a genomic window of Triticum aestivum cultivar Chinese Spring chromosome 6A, IWGSC CS RefSeq v2.1, whole genome shotgun sequence:
- the LOC123130958 gene encoding photosynthetic NDH subunit of lumenal location 4, chloroplastic encodes MPPPISPLPLMASSPIPSPPAARPGGGRALAPVAPCNSSASPSPSTSTSSAAPASGGRRGVLALGAGFLASAALLCPAGDAGATRIEYFATVGDKLCDMDFAKSGLGYCDVEVGTGVQPKRGELINIHYTARFPDGTVFDSSYKRGRPLTMRIGAGKILRGLQQGIGGGGGVTPMLVGGKRKLMIPPILAYGPEPAGCFSGDCNIPGNSTILYDILLVGIYK; translated from the exons ATGCCGCCTCCTATCTCCCCGCTGCCGCTCATGGCCTCCAGCCCAATCCCGTCGCCTCCGGCCGCGCGACCCGGCGGCGGCCGAGCCCTCGCCCCCGTCGCGCCCTGCAACTCCTCGGCGTCACCGTCACCGTCGACGTCGACGTCTTCGGctgcgccggcgagcggcggcaggAGGGGCGTGCTCGCGCTGGGCGCGGGGTTCCTGGCCTCCGCGGCGCTGCTGTGCCCGGCCGGGGACGCCGGCGCGACGCGCATCGAGTACTTCGCGACGGTCGGGGACAAGCTCTGCGACATGGACTTCGCCAAGTCCGGGCTCGGGTACTGCGACGTCGAAGTCGGCACCGGCGTGCAGCCCAAGCGCGGCGAGCTCATCAAT ATACACTACACGGCGAGGTTCCCCGACGGGACAGTGTTCGACAGCAGCTACAAGCGCGGGAGGCCACTGACGATGCGCATCGGCGCAGGCAAG ATCCTCCGAGGGCTTCAAcaggggatcggcggcggcggcggcgtgacgcCCATGCTTGTCG GTGGGAAGCGCAAGCTGATGATACCTCCGATTTTGGCATACGGACCCGAACCAGCAGGCTGCTTCTCAG GGGACTGCAACATTCCTGGGAACTCCACGATACTATACGACATCCTCCTCGTCGGCATCTACAAGTGA